From one Mesotoga sp. Brook.08.105.5.1 genomic stretch:
- a CDS encoding 2-oxoacid:acceptor oxidoreductase family protein, translating into MKHAFSQPHSVRISGIGGQGNVLMGIILAEALLIQGSWVVQTQSFGAQVRGGLSYCDVLFNTEPIDYPKAHSFELIYSMHQTAVNAHVPLIHMNGVLIVDSTLVKSIPKEGIRMTRKIISKPVTELTENKFGSTLPANMVGLGLIARAGNFVTTQSLKDAMAKHIKAKYVEMNSQAIDFGYSLIEKSYSIRRERIDSVGRGFE; encoded by the coding sequence ATGAAGCACGCATTCTCTCAACCTCATTCGGTAAGGATTTCCGGTATTGGAGGCCAGGGAAATGTTTTGATGGGGATAATTCTCGCAGAGGCCCTTTTGATACAGGGAAGTTGGGTAGTGCAGACCCAGTCTTTCGGAGCCCAGGTGAGAGGAGGACTCTCTTACTGCGATGTTCTCTTCAACACTGAGCCCATAGATTACCCCAAGGCTCATTCCTTTGAACTGATTTACTCTATGCACCAAACCGCTGTAAATGCTCATGTCCCTCTCATTCACATGAACGGCGTCCTTATTGTCGACTCCACTCTCGTCAAGTCTATTCCAAAAGAAGGAATCAGAATGACGAGAAAGATCATATCGAAGCCAGTGACAGAACTCACTGAGAACAAGTTTGGAAGTACTCTGCCGGCCAATATGGTCGGTCTAGGGTTGATTGCCAGAGCAGGAAACTTCGTCACAACTCAGTCGTTGAAAGATGCCATGGCAAAACACATAAAAGCAAAGTACGTGGAGATGAATTCCCAGGCGATTGATTTCGGTTACTCACTAATAGAGAAATCGTATAGTATTAGAAGAGAAAGAATAGATTCTGTCGGCCGGGGATTTGAATGA
- a CDS encoding 2-oxoacid:ferredoxin oxidoreductase subunit beta — MAIARLMKYLRQDRMPHVWCPGCGNGVIMKAFIEAVDKEELDPDRVAVISGIGCSSRVTGYLNFNTMHTLHGRAVAFATGVKLARPEFNVVVMGGDGDMVAIGGNHFIHACRRNMDLTAIIFNNNIYGMTGGQYSPTTPYEKIASTSPYGNVENSFDIVNLAVSSGATYVARTTVFHYAQMVQFIQKALNHKGMGIVEIMTNCHTYYGRYNAMSKPEDMLAYFKKNTVQIAKSKTMTPEELKDKIVAGEFVNIEAETYSDRYKAKSEQIIAAERGEKA; from the coding sequence ATGGCTATCGCAAGGTTAATGAAGTACTTAAGGCAGGACAGGATGCCTCATGTTTGGTGCCCGGGTTGCGGAAACGGCGTTATTATGAAGGCTTTCATAGAAGCTGTCGATAAGGAAGAACTTGATCCCGACAGAGTTGCCGTCATCTCGGGAATCGGATGTTCTTCAAGGGTTACGGGCTACCTGAACTTCAATACGATGCACACTCTTCATGGAAGAGCAGTAGCATTCGCTACTGGAGTGAAGCTTGCCCGACCGGAATTCAATGTGGTAGTTATGGGTGGAGACGGTGATATGGTCGCCATAGGAGGGAATCACTTCATTCATGCCTGCAGGAGAAACATGGATCTCACTGCAATAATATTCAACAACAATATCTACGGTATGACCGGTGGGCAATACTCTCCTACTACTCCTTACGAGAAGATAGCATCGACTTCACCATATGGGAACGTTGAAAACTCGTTTGACATAGTTAATCTGGCAGTCTCTTCAGGCGCAACGTATGTTGCCAGAACGACAGTATTTCACTATGCTCAAATGGTTCAGTTCATTCAGAAGGCCCTCAACCATAAAGGCATGGGGATAGTAGAGATCATGACCAACTGCCATACGTACTATGGCAGGTACAACGCAATGTCGAAACCCGAAGACATGCTTGCATACTTCAAGAAAAACACGGTTCAAATAGCCAAATCAAAAACAATGACTCCCGAAGAGCTGAAAGATAAGATCGTTGCAGGTGAGTTTGTGAATATAGAAGCGGAAACATACAGCGACAGATACAAGGCAAAGAGCGAGCAGATAATCGCAGCGGAGAGAGGTGAGAAAGCATGA
- a CDS encoding dCMP deaminase family protein → MTVEELSDYLKRFSIHERSNETESWDSYFMRLAYQVRERSSCHHRKVGALIVRENRILSTGYNQPPSGFPHCDEIECIRDALGIPSGQNQEICYAAHAEQNALSQAAKFGISTNGSTIYVTHRPCSICARLIINAGIIKVVFSEGYPDPLTEFMFEKTGVTMTHFTK, encoded by the coding sequence ATGACCGTGGAAGAGCTTTCCGACTATCTGAAGAGGTTCTCTATTCACGAACGCAGTAATGAGACCGAAAGCTGGGACTCTTACTTCATGAGACTCGCATACCAGGTTAGAGAGCGATCCAGCTGCCATCATAGAAAAGTGGGCGCTCTGATAGTGAGGGAGAATAGGATTCTTTCGACCGGCTATAATCAACCGCCTTCGGGTTTCCCTCATTGCGATGAGATAGAGTGCATAAGGGATGCTCTGGGAATACCTTCCGGCCAGAATCAGGAGATATGTTACGCCGCTCATGCTGAACAAAACGCACTGTCTCAAGCGGCGAAATTCGGAATCTCGACTAATGGATCCACTATATACGTTACTCATCGTCCTTGCTCCATCTGCGCCAGACTAATAATCAATGCGGGGATAATAAAGGTTGTCTTCTCCGAAGGTTACCCGGATCCACTTACTGAGTTTATGTTCGAAAAAACAGGTGTCACAATGACGCATTTCACAAAGTGA
- a CDS encoding diacylglycerol kinase family protein: MKKFVKSLGNATNGIKHLLRERNFRIQLVIGAVILTVGALIGLDKGDYYWLLFCTFMVLLLEGINTLVEKIADILRPYYDERVRVLKDTAAAVVLLGSAVSVLIGLSIILQSIFGLHFAVGLLFGIIILVVFFSLGLFGGGRE, translated from the coding sequence ATGAAGAAGTTTGTCAAGAGTCTTGGCAACGCAACAAATGGAATCAAGCACCTTCTAAGAGAGAGAAACTTCAGAATCCAGCTTGTAATCGGGGCAGTGATCTTGACTGTCGGCGCACTGATCGGACTGGATAAGGGTGATTATTACTGGCTTCTCTTCTGTACGTTTATGGTTCTGCTTCTCGAAGGAATCAATACCCTGGTCGAGAAGATAGCAGACATATTGAGGCCCTACTATGATGAAAGAGTGCGTGTGCTTAAGGATACAGCGGCTGCTGTCGTTCTACTCGGGAGCGCGGTATCTGTTTTGATTGGGTTATCAATTATTTTACAATCAATTTTCGGTCTGCATTTTGCCGTTGGACTGCTTTTTGGTATAATAATTCTGGTTGTCTTCTTTTCTTTGGGGCTATTTGGAGGTGGCAGGGAATGA
- a CDS encoding ferritin family protein, with protein sequence MLSPHEVLEVALRIETEGENFYRELAESAHNDRQGSVFRFLSSQERSHADTFRTLLRRFEEEAIELINWDDARQYMAALTEASVFSDELKDAMSRSDYKKAIEHAIEVEKKSIAFYESLLKNSKADTVEALEKVISEEKNHVELLEGLR encoded by the coding sequence TTGCTTTCTCCACATGAAGTACTCGAGGTTGCATTAAGAATCGAAACTGAAGGAGAGAACTTTTACAGAGAACTGGCGGAGAGCGCGCATAACGACCGGCAGGGCTCGGTCTTTAGGTTCCTCTCTTCTCAGGAAAGAAGTCACGCCGATACCTTTCGAACTCTTCTCAGGAGATTTGAAGAGGAGGCCATAGAACTTATAAACTGGGACGATGCACGTCAGTACATGGCGGCCTTAACCGAGGCAAGTGTGTTTTCTGACGAATTGAAGGACGCGATGAGTCGCTCAGACTATAAAAAGGCTATTGAACATGCAATAGAAGTGGAAAAGAAAAGCATAGCGTTCTACGAGAGTCTTTTGAAGAACTCAAAGGCCGATACTGTCGAAGCTCTCGAAAAGGTAATCAGCGAAGAGAAGAACCATGTTGAACTTCTGGAAGGACTGAGATAA
- a CDS encoding M23 family metallopeptidase, which produces MNRRVILLFLLSFLLLMTRSFAYFLVTYVVRPGDSIHTISRDLSVSISTIIDFNNIKSANSIKAGDTLKIPQPDGLIYEVQSGDTFDYIAKLFFSPVDELIAANNLRPDSVINPGQRVFIPMSLVNLYQYIPQSTPFRWPIYGVISSDYGWRTHPVSGQPSFHSGLDIAAPEGTPIFAASRGTVVFAGVNGGYGNMVEIQHDNGYVTRYGHMSRISVYVGQRVDTGSLIGRVGSTGVSTGPHVHFEVRDPKTNTMNPLSMLPTRDLMYVIRREDDGTAAGGK; this is translated from the coding sequence ATGAACCGTCGGGTCATTCTGTTATTCTTATTATCGTTTTTGCTATTAATGACTCGCAGTTTTGCGTATTTCCTCGTTACATACGTGGTTAGGCCGGGAGACTCGATTCATACTATTTCGAGAGATCTGAGTGTCAGCATCTCAACTATTATTGACTTCAACAATATCAAAAGTGCAAACAGCATTAAAGCAGGGGACACGCTTAAGATACCTCAACCGGACGGTTTGATCTACGAGGTTCAGTCTGGTGACACCTTCGATTACATCGCAAAGTTGTTTTTCTCTCCTGTCGATGAATTGATTGCAGCAAATAATCTCAGGCCGGATTCTGTAATCAATCCCGGTCAAAGAGTTTTTATTCCCATGTCTTTGGTCAACCTGTATCAGTACATTCCTCAGAGCACCCCTTTCAGATGGCCCATTTATGGAGTAATATCTTCTGATTACGGTTGGAGAACACATCCTGTAAGCGGGCAACCCTCATTCCATTCGGGGCTTGACATTGCGGCTCCGGAAGGAACGCCGATCTTCGCAGCTTCGAGGGGAACAGTAGTCTTTGCCGGAGTGAACGGCGGTTATGGAAATATGGTCGAAATACAGCACGACAACGGTTACGTAACCCGCTATGGCCACATGAGCAGGATCAGTGTTTATGTAGGCCAAAGAGTGGATACCGGTTCGTTGATCGGCCGGGTCGGAAGCACAGGGGTCTCGACTGGTCCTCACGTACATTTCGAAGTCAGAGATCCGAAGACCAACACGATGAATCCACTTTCAATGCTTCCAACACGTGACCTCATGTACGTCATTAGAAGAGAGGATGACGGCACCGCTGCCGGTGGTAAATGA